From a single Lolium rigidum isolate FL_2022 chromosome 7, APGP_CSIRO_Lrig_0.1, whole genome shotgun sequence genomic region:
- the LOC124673421 gene encoding uncharacterized protein LOC124673421, protein MPRRKVEMRFIQNARARAATYAKRSKGLQKKASELATYCNVPVALVCAPAATGGAGAPRLVWESEVGVLERYRAASIPPEKRAQHTHRSYLEAELGKETAKLARARPGALPDWDAALNDMTVDEAREVLETIDTALRAGADKMAALGLPADGRLELELFVPPADDASDDYAFEPGHLALDMGYDGFQPQTMSCHGGSNDQGSLLEQFLMQPERGLECVGGGGSYYAGAVDETQALGGYGDNADCPWLDLTMCNAADDSSVPVGYYPNFADESSVPVGYYPNFADESSVPVGYYPNFADGSLAPEQYSAQDFAGGDYVDTLRLEYPMGMNENFAYYPDKDNNYMAHWQADEFQRSQTGTGQYQWSDPGTHSSGQAFHYLY, encoded by the coding sequence ATGCCGCGCCGCAAGGTCGAGATGAGGTTCATCCAGAACGCGCGGGCTCGCGCCGCGACGTACGCCAAGAGGTCCAAGGGGCTCCAGAAGAAGGCGTCGGAGCTCGCCACGTACTGCAACGTCCCCGTCGCGCTCGTCTGCGCccccgccgccaccggcggcgccgGGGCTCCGCGGCTCGTGTGGGAGTCGGAGGTTGGTGTCCTCGAGAGGtaccgcgccgcctccatcccGCCGGAGAAGCGCGCGCAGCACACGCACCGGAGCTACCTCGAGGCCGAGCTGGGCAAGGAGACGGCGAAGCTCGCCAGGGCGCGGCCGGGAGCGCTGCCCGACTGGGACGCGGCGCTCAACGACATGACGGTGGACGAGGCGCGGGAGGTGCTCGAGACCATCGACACCGCGCTGAGGGCCGGGGCCGACAAGATGGCGGCTCTCGGCTTGCCCGCCGACGGCCGGCTCGAGCTCGAACTGTTCGTACCGCCGGCTGATGATGCTTCCGATGACTACGCCTTCGAGCCGGGGCACCTCGCGCTGGACATGGGCTACGATGGCTTCCAGCCGCAGACGATGTCGTGCCACGGCGGGAGCAACGACCAAGGGAGCCTACTCGAGCAATTCCTGATGCAACCGGAGCGCGGCCTCGAGtgtgtcggcggcggcggaagctaCTACGCGGGCGCCGTCGACGAGACGCAGGCGCTGGGCGGCTACGGCGACAATGCTGATTGCCCGTGGCTCGATCTGACAATGTGCAACGCCGCCGACGATTCTTCGGTGCCAGTTGGGTACTACCCCAACTTCGCCGACGAGTCTTCGGTACCAGTTGGGTACTACCCCAACTTCGCCGACGAGTCTTCGGTGCCAGTTGGGTACTACCCAAACTTCGCCGACGGCTCTCTGGCACCTGAGCAATACTCCGCTCAAGACTTCGCCGGCGGGGACTACGTCGACACGCTGCGGCTCGAGTACCCCATGGGCATGAATGAGAACTTCGCTTATTACCCTGACAAGGACAACAACTACATGGCGCATTGGCAGGCCGACGAGTTCCAGCGCTCTCAAACCGGCACCGGCCAGTATCAGTGGTCGGATCCCGGGACACACAGCTCCGGCCAAGCCTTCCATTATCTCTACTAG